The following are encoded in a window of Lactobacillus panisapium genomic DNA:
- a CDS encoding amidohydrolase family protein: MKRIDGHLHLVRSVAGLSAKGRMTPLGNGKAIWDNGMFLNLIPEGWGDHDFTAESALKVMQENDVEKAVLLQGSLYGFQNYYSYQAAKKYPDKFIAAFSVDPFADNAMEIVRRHVEDLGFRAIKLEISQGGGLHGYHKPFRLDTSPELGKIFHFFADYPGFVITVDYGDYTQYSYEPEAIVNLAQRYPKLDFVVCHLSFPNADHLNRLENALQQWEPYANIYTEISAIQDIEKETEFPFPRCQKDVALAKKVLGAKRIFWGTDSPWSSTFNSYHNLATWLEATDIFTESELEDVMYNNANRIYFKPQNVQAMRDSVDPVFKNK, encoded by the coding sequence ATGAAGAGAATTGATGGACACTTGCATTTGGTTCGGTCAGTAGCAGGCTTATCTGCCAAGGGCCGAATGACGCCTTTAGGCAATGGCAAGGCGATTTGGGATAACGGCATGTTCTTAAACCTGATCCCAGAAGGCTGGGGCGATCATGATTTTACGGCTGAATCAGCATTGAAGGTAATGCAAGAGAATGATGTCGAAAAAGCTGTGCTGCTTCAGGGCAGTTTATACGGTTTTCAAAATTATTATTCTTACCAGGCTGCTAAAAAATATCCCGATAAGTTTATTGCCGCTTTTTCAGTCGATCCGTTTGCGGATAATGCCATGGAAATTGTCAGACGTCATGTTGAGGATTTGGGCTTTCGGGCAATTAAGTTGGAGATTAGCCAGGGTGGAGGTCTGCACGGCTACCACAAGCCATTCCGTCTGGATACGTCACCCGAATTGGGAAAAATTTTCCATTTCTTCGCTGATTATCCTGGCTTTGTCATAACCGTTGATTACGGCGACTACACGCAATATAGCTATGAGCCAGAGGCAATTGTTAATTTGGCTCAGAGGTACCCCAAATTAGACTTTGTCGTCTGTCACCTATCGTTTCCGAATGCCGATCATTTAAATCGTTTGGAAAACGCACTTCAGCAATGGGAGCCGTATGCTAACATCTACACCGAGATTTCCGCAATTCAAGATATTGAAAAAGAAACAGAATTTCCGTTTCCACGTTGTCAAAAAGATGTTGCTTTAGCTAAAAAGGTGCTAGGTGCTAAAAGAATCTTTTGGGGAACTGATTCGCCATGGTCATCAACGTTCAATTCCTATCACAACTTGGCAACATGGCTAGAAGCAACGGATATCTTTACTGAATCAGAACTAGAAGACGTTATGTATAATAATGCCAACCGCATTTACTTTAAGCCGCAAAACGTGCAAGCAATGCGTGATAGTGTAGATCCAGTTTTTAAAAATAAATAA
- a CDS encoding NAD(P)-dependent oxidoreductase, with product MSKIKVLVTGIIPEAGLTELRKNFDVTYEPEKETREWVLEHLSEYEGLLIMGLKGDRELIDAGTNLKIITANGVGFDHIDIEYAKQKGIVVANCPQGVRVPTAEMTFTLLLATVRHLHFYDKVVRSGNWIDVSEPKYMGMSLQGKTLGVYGMGRIGSEVAKFAQVFGMKVIYNDAHRLDSALETKLDVKYVDFATMVKNSDVITLHAPALPSTTGIFNAEVFKEMKNSAYIINAARGQLIKQDDLIAALKNGDIAGAGLDVYETEPNIPQALRDLDNVVLSPHAGTGTLEARTAIAAEASQNLISYLRDHQPLNQVNQ from the coding sequence ATGAGCAAAATAAAAGTATTGGTAACAGGGATTATTCCCGAGGCAGGACTTACCGAATTAAGGAAAAACTTTGATGTAACCTATGAGCCTGAGAAGGAAACGCGCGAATGGGTGTTAGAGCATTTATCTGAATATGAGGGCCTACTCATTATGGGGCTGAAAGGTGACCGTGAATTGATTGATGCGGGAACCAATCTCAAAATTATTACCGCTAACGGTGTGGGCTTTGATCATATTGATATTGAATATGCTAAACAAAAAGGGATTGTTGTCGCTAATTGTCCGCAAGGCGTCCGGGTTCCAACTGCTGAAATGACCTTTACCCTATTATTAGCTACTGTGCGTCATTTGCATTTTTATGATAAAGTCGTGCGCTCAGGTAACTGGATTGATGTTTCAGAACCCAAATATATGGGGATGAGCTTACAGGGTAAAACACTAGGTGTTTATGGTATGGGCAGAATTGGCTCTGAAGTTGCTAAATTTGCTCAGGTATTCGGCATGAAAGTAATTTATAATGATGCGCATCGCTTGGATAGTGCATTAGAAACAAAGCTTGACGTTAAGTACGTTGATTTTGCCACAATGGTTAAAAATTCAGATGTGATTACGCTGCATGCGCCAGCGCTACCATCAACTACGGGAATTTTTAATGCGGAAGTCTTTAAGGAAATGAAAAACTCGGCTTATATCATCAATGCTGCGCGGGGTCAGCTGATTAAACAGGATGATTTAATTGCAGCTCTTAAAAATGGTGACATTGCTGGTGCTGGTCTGGACGTTTATGAAACAGAACCAAATATTCCGCAAGCACTGCGTGACTTAGATAATGTAGTTTTATCCCCACACGCTGGAACCGGAACTTTAGAAGCAAGGACTGCGATTGCGGCTGAAGCATCACAGAACTTGATTTCTTATTTACGAGATCATCAACCGTTAAACCAAGTTAACCAGTAA